One part of the Marichromatium purpuratum 984 genome encodes these proteins:
- a CDS encoding ATP synthase subunit I, which yields MQQPDALQAGNVLKIQTILSLVSVLLALPFGRSVALSVLIGSGSCLLANAMLAAWVFRAYRAQAPERLVRRFYRAEVAKIALVLGLFVVAFATFDDLNIPALLGAYLLMQVMPILIAAQQAKRNTK from the coding sequence ATGCAACAGCCGGATGCGCTTCAGGCCGGGAACGTCCTGAAAATACAGACGATCCTCAGCCTGGTGTCGGTGCTACTCGCCCTGCCGTTCGGTCGCTCCGTTGCACTATCGGTCCTCATAGGTTCTGGATCCTGCCTGCTGGCCAACGCCATGCTCGCGGCCTGGGTCTTTCGCGCTTATCGCGCCCAGGCGCCCGAGCGTTTGGTCAGGCGTTTTTATCGTGCCGAAGTCGCAAAGATCGCGTTGGTCCTGGGTTTGTTCGTCGTTGCCTTCGCAACATTCGACGACCTGAACATACCGGCATTGCTGGGGGCCTACCTCCTCATGCAAGTGATGCCGATCCTGATCGCGGCCCAACAGGCCAAACGAAACACGAAGTGA
- a CDS encoding ParB/RepB/Spo0J family partition protein: MDQETTRSNKKKGLGRGLDALLGATRGGAETASQSGAVATAQPGDRIVRLPLEQLQRGRYQPRRDFDPEALRELAESIRAQGVLQPILARPLAEGRYEIVAGERRWRACQQAGLSEIPALVRELDATSALAIALIENIQRADLNPLEEATALHRLVEEFELTHQEVAEAVGKSRTTISNLLRLLELEPEVKDHLDHGRLEMGHARALLGVKEQVQCALARQVVAGGLSVRDTERLVRRQQQGENPVATAGRKGETDPDIRRLQNDLTDRLGAEVQIQHGSRGNGKLVISYTSLDELDGILGHIR, from the coding sequence ATGGACCAGGAAACCACCCGATCGAACAAGAAGAAGGGGCTGGGGCGCGGACTCGACGCCCTGCTCGGCGCCACCCGTGGCGGTGCCGAGACCGCCTCCCAGTCCGGGGCCGTCGCCACCGCCCAGCCCGGCGATCGCATCGTGCGCCTGCCGCTCGAGCAGCTGCAGCGCGGGCGCTATCAACCACGCCGCGACTTCGACCCCGAGGCGCTGCGCGAGTTGGCCGAGTCGATCCGCGCCCAGGGCGTGCTGCAGCCGATCCTGGCGCGACCGCTGGCCGAGGGGCGCTACGAGATCGTCGCCGGCGAGCGGCGCTGGCGCGCCTGTCAGCAGGCCGGTCTCAGCGAGATCCCGGCACTGGTGCGCGAACTCGACGCCACCAGCGCGCTGGCCATCGCGCTGATCGAGAACATCCAGCGCGCCGACCTCAATCCGCTGGAAGAGGCCACCGCGCTGCACCGTCTGGTCGAGGAGTTCGAACTCACCCATCAGGAGGTGGCCGAGGCGGTCGGCAAGTCGCGCACCACCATCTCCAACCTGCTGCGCCTGCTCGAACTCGAACCCGAGGTCAAGGACCACCTCGACCATGGCCGCTTGGAGATGGGCCATGCCCGTGCCCTGCTCGGGGTCAAAGAGCAGGTACAGTGCGCGCTCGCCCGGCAGGTGGTCGCCGGCGGACTCTCGGTGCGCGACACCGAGCGACTGGTGCGACGGCAGCAACAGGGCGAGAACCCGGTGGCGACAGCGGGGCGGAAGGGAGAGACCGACCCCGACATCCGCCGACTGCAGAACGATCTCACCGACCGGCTCGGCGCCGAGGTGCAGATCCAGCACGGCAGCCGTGGCAACGGCAAGCTGGTGATCAGCTACACCAGTCTCGACGAACTCGACGGCATCCTCGGCCACATCCGCTGA
- the atpE gene encoding F0F1 ATP synthase subunit C: MELEVAQAFAEVIKYIGAGLMLGLGAVGAGVGIGVLGGRFLEGAARQPELIPMLRTQFFIVMGLVDALPVIAIAMGLFLMFAA, encoded by the coding sequence ATGGAACTCGAAGTCGCACAAGCATTCGCAGAGGTCATCAAGTACATCGGCGCTGGCCTGATGCTGGGTCTGGGCGCAGTCGGCGCCGGCGTCGGCATCGGCGTCCTCGGCGGCCGCTTCCTGGAGGGCGCTGCCCGTCAGCCCGAGCTCATCCCGATGCTGCGCACCCAGTTCTTTATCGTCATGGGTCTGGTCGACGCACTGCCCGTCATCGCGATCGCCATGGGTCTGTTCCTGATGTTCGCTGCCTAG
- a CDS encoding ParA family protein: MVNIIAIANQKGGVGKTTTAVNLAACLAAMKRRVLLVDLDPQGNATMGCGVDKHALEHSSCDLLLSDIPIADCLQRITEPSPGFDLLPANADLTAAEVGLIDSPDREHRLARVLERAAQAYELVVVDCPPSLNMLTVNALVAARGVLIPIQCEYYALEGLSALLDTIEQIRANRNETLRVEGILRTMHDPRNNLANQVSTQLITHFKDKVYRTIIPRNVRLAEAPSHGMPAQLYDPSSKGAIAYMALASEVLRRQQKGRNAA; encoded by the coding sequence ATGGTCAACATCATCGCCATCGCCAATCAGAAGGGCGGAGTCGGCAAGACGACGACCGCGGTCAACCTCGCCGCCTGTCTGGCGGCGATGAAGCGACGCGTGCTGCTGGTCGATCTCGACCCCCAGGGCAACGCCACCATGGGCTGTGGCGTCGACAAGCACGCGCTCGAGCACTCGAGCTGCGACCTGCTGCTCAGCGATATCCCGATCGCCGACTGCCTGCAGCGCATCACCGAGCCCTCGCCCGGTTTCGACCTGCTGCCGGCCAACGCCGATCTCACCGCCGCCGAGGTCGGGCTGATCGACTCGCCCGACCGCGAGCACCGTCTGGCGCGGGTGCTCGAACGCGCCGCCCAAGCCTATGAGCTGGTGGTCGTCGACTGTCCGCCCTCGCTCAACATGCTCACCGTCAACGCCCTGGTCGCCGCGCGCGGGGTGCTGATCCCGATCCAGTGCGAGTACTACGCCCTCGAGGGGCTCTCGGCGCTGCTCGACACCATCGAGCAGATCCGTGCCAACCGCAACGAGACGCTGCGTGTCGAGGGCATCCTGCGCACCATGCACGACCCGCGCAACAACCTCGCCAACCAGGTCTCGACGCAGCTCATCACGCACTTCAAGGACAAGGTCTACCGCACCATCATCCCGCGCAACGTGCGCCTCGCCGAGGCCCCCAGCCACGGCATGCCGGCCCAGCTCTATGATCCGTCCTCCAAGGGCGCGATCGCCTACATGGCGCTGGCCAGCGAGGTGCTGCGCCGCCAGCAGAAGGGCCGCAACGCCGCCTGA
- a CDS encoding F0F1 ATP synthase subunit delta: MAGDITTIARPYAEAAFERAKETGQVEAWSDALGRLAAVAGDPQMVALIANPNVSRETIRDITLEVCGENLPEEAANLLRLLADKARLAAVPEIARLFEVSRSADEGMRRVTVRSAFEIDEAQRAALATALSSRLGGQVELTVETDSALIGGLEIRAGDLVIDDTVRGKIDRLANALQF, encoded by the coding sequence ATGGCCGGAGACATCACCACCATCGCACGGCCTTATGCCGAGGCGGCCTTCGAGCGCGCGAAGGAAACCGGACAGGTCGAGGCATGGTCCGACGCACTCGGGCGGTTGGCCGCGGTGGCCGGCGACCCGCAGATGGTCGCGCTGATCGCCAACCCCAACGTGTCCCGCGAGACCATCCGCGACATCACCCTCGAAGTCTGTGGCGAGAACCTGCCGGAGGAGGCTGCCAACCTGCTCCGGTTGCTCGCCGACAAGGCACGCCTGGCGGCCGTCCCCGAGATCGCCCGCCTGTTCGAAGTCAGCCGCAGCGCCGACGAGGGCATGCGGCGCGTGACCGTACGCAGTGCGTTCGAGATCGACGAGGCGCAACGCGCGGCGCTCGCCACCGCACTGTCCTCGCGTCTTGGCGGGCAGGTGGAGCTCACGGTCGAGACCGACAGCGCGCTGATTGGTGGGCTGGAGATCCGTGCCGGGGACCTGGTGATCGACGACACGGTCCGCGGCAAGATCGACCGACTCGCCAACGCATTGCAATTCTGA
- the atpB gene encoding F0F1 ATP synthase subunit A, translated as MAATETLTAEQYIQHHLTNLTFGLHPEHGLGLAHNSAEAAEMGFWAINLDTMFFSILLGGLFLWFFKGVAERVSAGVPGAAQNFVEWIVDFVEDNVRGSFSGKNPMVAPLALTIFAWVFLMNLMDLLPVDLVPYLFGHFMALFGADPHHVYLKIVPTTDPNATFGMALMVFLMVLYYSVKMKGVGGFLGELTLQPFGKWGMPANLVLEGISLISKPISLALRLFGNMYAGEMIFILIALLYGGGVVLNATGGVLQFVWAVFHILIITLQAFIFMVLTIVYLDMAHQEHH; from the coding sequence ATGGCTGCTACCGAAACGCTCACCGCTGAACAATACATTCAACACCATCTGACCAACCTCACCTTCGGTCTACACCCCGAGCACGGCTTGGGGCTCGCGCACAACAGCGCGGAGGCCGCGGAGATGGGCTTCTGGGCGATCAATCTGGACACCATGTTCTTTTCGATCCTGCTCGGCGGCCTGTTCCTCTGGTTCTTCAAGGGTGTGGCCGAACGTGTCAGCGCCGGCGTACCGGGCGCGGCGCAGAACTTCGTCGAGTGGATCGTCGACTTCGTCGAGGACAACGTCCGCGGTTCCTTCAGTGGCAAGAACCCGATGGTCGCCCCGCTGGCGCTGACCATCTTCGCCTGGGTCTTCCTGATGAACCTGATGGACCTGCTGCCGGTCGATCTGGTGCCCTATCTGTTCGGCCACTTCATGGCCCTGTTCGGCGCCGATCCGCACCATGTCTACCTCAAGATCGTGCCGACCACCGATCCCAACGCCACCTTCGGCATGGCCCTGATGGTCTTCCTCATGGTGCTCTACTACAGCGTCAAGATGAAAGGCGTCGGTGGCTTCCTCGGTGAACTGACCCTGCAGCCGTTCGGCAAGTGGGGCATGCCCGCCAACCTGGTGCTCGAAGGGATCAGTCTGATCTCCAAGCCGATCTCGCTCGCCCTGCGACTGTTCGGCAACATGTACGCCGGCGAGATGATCTTCATCCTGATCGCCTTGCTCTACGGTGGCGGCGTCGTGCTCAACGCCACCGGCGGCGTTCTGCAGTTCGTGTGGGCCGTGTTCCACATCCTGATCATCACGCTGCAGGCGTTCATCTTCATGGTGCTGACCATCGTCTATCTCGACATGGCACACCAGGAGCATCACTAA
- a CDS encoding F0F1 ATP synthase subunit B, protein MNINLTLFAQMITFAVFVGFCMKYVWPPIVNALAERKAKIAEGLAAAERGHQEQALGEQRALELMKEAKVSAAEIVGQAQKRATDIVEEAKSDARTEGDRLLAAARAEIDQETNRAREELRERVSTLAVAAAEKILQKEINVDAHKSIVDSFAKQL, encoded by the coding sequence ATGAATATCAATCTGACTCTGTTTGCCCAGATGATCACCTTCGCGGTGTTCGTCGGGTTCTGTATGAAGTATGTGTGGCCGCCCATCGTCAACGCGTTGGCGGAGCGCAAGGCCAAGATCGCCGAAGGCCTCGCCGCCGCCGAACGTGGCCATCAGGAGCAGGCCCTCGGGGAGCAACGCGCACTCGAGCTGATGAAGGAGGCCAAGGTCTCCGCCGCCGAGATCGTCGGTCAGGCCCAGAAGCGGGCCACCGACATCGTCGAGGAGGCCAAGAGCGACGCCCGGACCGAGGGCGATCGACTGCTCGCCGCGGCGCGTGCCGAGATCGATCAGGAGACCAACCGCGCACGCGAAGAGCTGCGTGAGCGCGTCTCCACGCTCGCCGTCGCGGCAGCGGAGAAGATCCTCCAGAAGGAGATCAACGTCGACGCCCACAAGTCGATCGTCGACTCGTTCGCAAAGCAGCTCTAG